One part of the Vogesella sp. LIG4 genome encodes these proteins:
- a CDS encoding amino acid permease, producing the protein MNPVQHENPPVSEDEKLLHSMGYAQELSRRMSGFSNFAISFSIICILAGGITAFPSGLSAGGGAAIGIGWPVGALFAAIVAAAMAQIASAYPTAGGLYHWASILGGKGLGWVTAWINLLGLIFVVASVNFGVYDPFFKTLVAPLLGINPDKLTWTEQTLFIGGITLSQAWLNHMGIKITSKLTDISGYLIFAVSTVLTVSLLVYAKGPLDFSRLVQFTNYTGADGSAWPKMDNSVMVFLAGLLLTVYTLTGYDASAHTSEETQHAAHNVPKGIIRSVLWSALFGYIMICTFVLVMPDMAAGVKSGMGFLDLLLSTLPAPLKAALGISIFLCNYLCGLACLTSTSRMMYAFARDGGLPFSHQLKQVHATHRTPVLAIWVSAILAIAATLYGDAFLVLSTACAVLLYISYVLPTAAGFFAEGRSWTHKGPFSLGAASKPIALLATLGGGVLAFVGMQPPNEKVLYITIALLVVLMFFWFVLGVRKTFKGPPVGERIERHQAHIKEIESVLNES; encoded by the coding sequence ATGAACCCAGTTCAGCACGAAAACCCGCCAGTGAGCGAGGACGAGAAACTGTTACACAGCATGGGTTATGCGCAGGAATTGTCCCGGCGCATGAGCGGCTTTTCCAACTTTGCCATTTCCTTTTCCATCATCTGTATCCTGGCCGGCGGCATCACCGCGTTTCCCTCCGGCCTGAGCGCCGGCGGCGGCGCCGCCATCGGCATCGGCTGGCCGGTGGGCGCGCTGTTCGCCGCCATCGTGGCCGCGGCCATGGCGCAGATCGCCTCCGCCTATCCCACCGCGGGCGGCCTGTACCACTGGGCGTCCATCCTCGGCGGCAAGGGGCTGGGCTGGGTAACCGCCTGGATCAACCTGCTGGGGCTGATCTTCGTGGTGGCTTCGGTGAACTTCGGCGTGTACGACCCGTTCTTCAAGACCCTGGTCGCCCCGCTGCTGGGTATCAACCCGGACAAGCTCACCTGGACCGAGCAGACGCTGTTCATCGGCGGCATCACCCTGTCCCAGGCCTGGCTGAACCACATGGGCATCAAGATCACCAGCAAGCTGACCGACATCTCCGGCTACCTGATCTTTGCGGTATCCACCGTGCTGACCGTGTCGCTGCTGGTCTACGCCAAGGGCCCGCTGGACTTCTCCCGCCTGGTCCAGTTCACCAACTACACCGGTGCCGATGGCAGTGCCTGGCCGAAGATGGACAACAGCGTGATGGTGTTCCTCGCCGGCCTGCTGCTCACCGTGTACACGCTGACCGGCTATGACGCTTCCGCCCACACCTCGGAAGAAACCCAGCATGCCGCGCACAACGTGCCCAAGGGCATCATCCGCTCGGTACTGTGGTCGGCGCTGTTCGGCTACATCATGATCTGCACCTTCGTGCTGGTAATGCCGGACATGGCGGCCGGGGTGAAATCCGGCATGGGCTTCCTCGACCTGCTGCTGAGCACGCTGCCGGCACCGCTCAAGGCCGCGCTCGGCATCAGCATTTTCCTGTGCAACTACCTGTGCGGCCTGGCCTGCCTGACCTCCACCTCGCGCATGATGTATGCCTTCGCCCGTGATGGCGGCCTGCCGTTCTCGCACCAGCTCAAGCAGGTGCACGCGACACACCGCACCCCGGTGCTGGCCATCTGGGTATCGGCCATTCTGGCCATTGCCGCCACGCTGTACGGCGATGCCTTCCTGGTGCTGTCCACCGCCTGCGCCGTGCTGCTGTACATCTCCTATGTGCTGCCCACCGCCGCCGGTTTCTTTGCCGAAGGCCGCAGCTGGACCCACAAGGGGCCGTTCAGCCTGGGCGCCGCGTCCAAGCCCATCGCCCTGCTGGCCACGCTGGGTGGCGGCGTACTGGCCTTTGTCGGCATGCAGCCGCCCAATGAAAAGGTGCTGTACATCACCATCGCCCTGCTGGTGGTGCTGATGTTCTTCTGGTTCGTGCTGGGGGTGCGCAAGACCTTCAAGGGCCCGCCGGTCGGCGAGCGTATCGAACGCCACCAGGCACACATCAAGGAGATCGAAAGCGTGCTGAACGAGTCGTGA
- a CDS encoding iron-containing alcohol dehydrogenase yields the protein MQLKGNWNYPTAIRFGAGRASELPAMCAELGIKRPLLVTDPGLAKLPLIPRLLDYLHSAGLAANVFSDLRPNPVGRDVDAGVTAYKAGGHDGVIAVGGGSALDVGKAIALMVGQDRPLWDFEDVGDNWTRVNVAGVAPTIAVPTTAGTGSEVGRASLIIDENGHRKVIIFHPSMLPKLVLADPELTCGLPRHLTAATGIDAFVHNLEAYCSPFYHPIAQGVALEGMRLVHDWLEAACNNGNNVEARSHMLAASIMGATAFQKGLGGVHALAHPIGAHFDTHHGLANAILLPYVLVKNRPAIEERIEAAARYIGLADASFSGFLNWILQLRAKLGIAHSLAEIGIGSEHAALIGHDAKQDPSDGGNPLPLSADDYAAIFLAACEGKVHG from the coding sequence ATGCAACTGAAAGGCAACTGGAACTACCCCACCGCCATCCGTTTCGGCGCCGGCCGCGCCAGCGAACTGCCGGCCATGTGTGCCGAGCTGGGCATCAAGCGCCCGCTGCTGGTTACCGACCCGGGCCTGGCCAAGCTGCCGCTGATCCCGCGCCTGCTGGACTACCTGCACAGCGCCGGCCTTGCGGCCAACGTGTTCAGCGATCTGCGCCCCAACCCGGTGGGGCGCGATGTGGATGCCGGCGTAACTGCCTACAAGGCCGGCGGCCATGACGGCGTGATCGCCGTCGGCGGCGGCAGCGCACTGGACGTGGGCAAGGCCATCGCGCTGATGGTGGGCCAGGACCGCCCGCTGTGGGACTTCGAAGACGTGGGCGACAACTGGACCCGCGTCAACGTGGCCGGCGTGGCGCCCACCATCGCGGTGCCCACCACCGCCGGCACCGGCTCCGAAGTTGGCCGCGCCTCGCTGATCATCGACGAGAACGGCCATCGCAAGGTCATCATCTTCCACCCGTCCATGCTGCCCAAGCTGGTGCTGGCCGACCCGGAACTCACCTGCGGCCTGCCGCGCCACCTCACCGCCGCCACCGGCATTGATGCCTTCGTGCACAACCTGGAAGCGTACTGTTCGCCGTTCTACCACCCCATCGCCCAGGGCGTGGCGCTGGAAGGCATGCGCCTGGTGCACGACTGGCTGGAAGCCGCCTGCAACAACGGCAACAACGTGGAAGCGCGCTCGCACATGCTGGCCGCCTCGATCATGGGCGCCACCGCCTTCCAGAAGGGCCTGGGCGGCGTGCATGCACTGGCGCACCCGATAGGCGCCCACTTCGACACCCACCACGGCCTGGCCAACGCCATCCTGCTGCCCTATGTGCTGGTGAAGAACCGCCCGGCCATCGAGGAGCGCATCGAGGCCGCTGCCCGCTACATCGGCCTGGCCGACGCCAGCTTCAGCGGCTTCCTGAACTGGATCCTGCAGCTGCGCGCCAAGCTGGGCATTGCCCACAGCCTGGCCGAGATCGGCATCGGCAGCGAGCACGCCGCGCTGATCGGTCATGACGCCAAGCAGGACCCGAGTGACGGTGGCAACCCGCTGCCGCTGTCTGCCGATGATTATGCGGCCATCTTCCTGGCCGCCTGCGAGGGCAAAGTCCATGGCTAA
- a CDS encoding glutamine synthetase family protein: protein MEANKVKTADDLRTLIQERNLKQIKVGLYDIDGVMAGKYMSRDKFLSALDGGFGFCDVVFGWDVGDRLYDNTKLTGWQRGYADAQVRIIPESCRELPLEDNMILVQGEVVGRLESLCPRGVLRRVLERAANMGFAPMAGIEYEFLVADESNSDMLARSYRDIKPLGHGGFGYSVLRNSVNTEFYQGLMQLCDSMNMPLEGFHEETGPGQLEAALTVDKALQAADNAALFKTFTKVLAQKQGRTCSFMAKWNQEFSGQGGHIHISLKNRNGDNAFYDPSQPGNISRTMRHFIGGLQLLMPQITSLAAPTINSFRRLVPGYWAPTSALWGIDNRTVSLRAIPGSNKSQRVEYRLPGADSNPYLALASALAAGLHGIEHEIEPDAAITGNGYLLEAPPERRLPRSLWEAAQTLKHSAVARDWLGDDFVDHFAATREWEEREFQRHVTDWELNRYFEII from the coding sequence ATGGAAGCGAACAAGGTAAAAACCGCAGACGATCTGCGCACGCTCATCCAGGAGCGCAATCTGAAGCAGATCAAGGTCGGTCTGTACGATATCGACGGTGTCATGGCCGGCAAGTATATGTCGCGCGACAAGTTCCTGTCCGCACTGGACGGCGGCTTCGGCTTCTGCGACGTGGTGTTCGGCTGGGACGTGGGCGACAGGCTGTACGACAACACCAAGCTCACCGGCTGGCAGCGCGGCTATGCCGATGCCCAGGTTCGCATCATTCCGGAAAGCTGCCGCGAACTGCCGCTGGAAGACAATATGATCCTGGTGCAGGGCGAGGTGGTGGGCCGGCTGGAAAGCCTGTGTCCGCGCGGCGTGCTGCGCCGGGTGCTGGAGCGTGCGGCCAACATGGGCTTTGCGCCGATGGCCGGTATCGAATACGAATTCCTGGTGGCCGACGAAAGCAACAGCGACATGCTCGCCCGCAGTTACCGCGACATCAAGCCGCTGGGGCACGGCGGCTTTGGCTACTCGGTGCTGCGCAATTCGGTGAACACCGAGTTCTACCAGGGGCTGATGCAGCTGTGCGACAGCATGAACATGCCGCTGGAAGGCTTCCACGAGGAAACCGGCCCCGGCCAGCTGGAAGCCGCGCTGACCGTGGACAAGGCACTGCAGGCTGCCGACAACGCCGCGCTGTTCAAGACCTTCACCAAGGTGCTGGCGCAGAAGCAGGGCCGCACCTGCAGCTTCATGGCCAAGTGGAACCAGGAATTCTCCGGCCAGGGCGGCCACATCCATATCTCGCTGAAGAACCGCAACGGCGACAACGCCTTCTACGACCCGAGCCAGCCCGGCAACATCAGCCGCACCATGCGCCACTTCATTGGCGGCCTGCAGCTGCTGATGCCGCAGATCACCAGCCTGGCCGCCCCCACCATCAACAGCTTCCGCCGCCTGGTGCCGGGCTACTGGGCGCCTACCTCGGCACTGTGGGGCATCGACAACCGCACCGTGTCGCTGCGCGCCATTCCGGGCAGCAACAAATCGCAGCGCGTGGAATACCGGCTGCCGGGCGCCGACAGCAACCCCTACCTGGCACTGGCCAGCGCGCTGGCCGCCGGCCTGCACGGCATCGAGCACGAGATCGAGCCGGATGCCGCCATCACCGGCAACGGCTACCTGCTGGAAGCCCCGCCGGAGCGCCGCCTGCCGCGCTCGCTGTGGGAAGCCGCGCAAACACTGAAGCATTCCGCCGTGGCACGCGACTGGCTGGGCGACGACTTCGTTGACCACTTCGCCGCCACCCGCGAGTGGGAGGAACGCGAGTTCCAGCGCCACGTGACCGATTGGGAATTGAACCGCTACTTCGAGATCATCTGA
- a CDS encoding aldehyde dehydrogenase family protein, translating to MSQHFSVVSPVDGSELLQRSYHDAASVRATLDAANLARRSWRQVSLTERKLMVGRAVDELVARKERIAEAITRQIGRPISQSPGEVRGLEERARVMIELAEQGLADVRPTPKAGFERFLRREPLGTVLVLAPWNYPFLTAINTIVPALVAGNTVILKHSSQTPLVAELFDEAFKAAGLPAGVFQILHLDHAATLQLVACEDIDFVAFTGSVEAGRTVQRAAAERFIGLGLELGGKDPAYVRADANLPSAIENLVDGAFFNSGQSCCGIERIYVHQRHYDDFVAGFVELTKGYRFGNPLDANTNLGPMVRASAAAFVRQQTAEAIFRGAQALIPPGHFSADALDTAYLAPQVLVNVNHGMRVMSEESFGPVIGIMPVSGDEEALQLMNDSRYGLTASIWTADRDAAIHLGERLETGTVFMNRCDYLDPTLAWTGVKDTGRGVSLSVLGYSQLTRIKSFHLKD from the coding sequence ATGAGCCAGCATTTTTCCGTTGTTTCCCCGGTAGACGGCAGCGAACTGCTGCAACGCAGCTATCACGATGCCGCCAGCGTGCGCGCCACGCTGGATGCGGCCAACCTTGCCCGCCGCAGCTGGCGCCAGGTCAGCCTCACCGAACGCAAGCTGATGGTTGGCCGCGCAGTGGACGAGCTGGTGGCGCGCAAGGAGCGCATTGCCGAGGCCATCACCCGCCAGATCGGCCGCCCGATCAGCCAGTCGCCAGGTGAAGTGCGCGGCCTGGAAGAGCGCGCCCGCGTCATGATCGAGCTGGCCGAACAGGGCCTGGCCGACGTGCGCCCGACGCCCAAGGCCGGTTTCGAGCGCTTTCTGCGCCGCGAGCCGCTGGGCACCGTGCTGGTGCTGGCGCCGTGGAACTACCCCTTCCTCACCGCCATCAACACCATCGTGCCGGCGCTGGTGGCCGGCAACACCGTGATCCTGAAGCACTCCAGCCAGACCCCGCTGGTGGCCGAGCTGTTCGACGAGGCCTTCAAGGCCGCCGGGCTGCCGGCCGGCGTGTTCCAGATCCTGCACCTGGACCATGCCGCCACCCTGCAGCTGGTGGCCTGCGAGGACATCGACTTCGTGGCCTTCACCGGCTCGGTGGAAGCCGGCCGCACCGTGCAGCGCGCCGCCGCCGAGCGCTTCATCGGCCTGGGGCTGGAATTGGGTGGCAAGGACCCGGCCTATGTGCGTGCCGACGCCAACCTGCCGTCGGCCATCGAAAACCTGGTGGATGGCGCCTTCTTCAACTCCGGGCAGTCCTGCTGCGGCATCGAGCGCATCTACGTACACCAGCGCCACTACGACGATTTCGTCGCCGGCTTCGTCGAACTCACCAAGGGCTACCGCTTCGGCAACCCGCTGGATGCCAACACCAACCTCGGCCCGATGGTACGCGCCAGCGCAGCCGCCTTCGTGCGCCAGCAAACGGCCGAAGCCATCTTCCGCGGCGCACAGGCGCTGATTCCGCCCGGCCACTTCAGCGCCGACGCACTGGACACCGCCTACCTGGCGCCGCAGGTGCTGGTGAACGTGAACCACGGCATGCGGGTGATGAGCGAGGAAAGCTTCGGCCCGGTGATCGGCATCATGCCGGTGAGCGGTGACGAGGAAGCGTTGCAGCTGATGAACGACAGCCGCTACGGCCTCACCGCCTCGATCTGGACCGCCGACCGCGACGCCGCCATCCACCTGGGCGAGCGGCTGGAAACCGGCACCGTGTTCATGAACCGCTGCGACTACCTGGACCCGACCCTGGCCTGGACCGGGGTGAAGGACACCGGCCGCGGCGTGTCGCTGTCGGTGCTGGGCTACAGCCAGCTCACCCGCATCAAATCCTTCCACCTGAAAGACTGA
- a CDS encoding gamma-glutamyl-gamma-aminobutyrate hydrolase family protein, whose product MAKPVIGLTTYPPGPGHGPHTPELYVQAVVRAGGAPVLLPHVGADMVDAWLARLDGVVLIGGGDIEPARYDGGDHPTIYNLNPARDDTELALTRAVLASRLPTLAICRGLQLVNTVLGGTLHLHLPDVVGEDTLHRAPPRDPIPHAIRVAAGSCLAGLLGERSESASWHHQAIDQLGEGLVPVAWAPDGVIEAVELQGNPQLTAVQWHPEITAADDAHQQALFDHLVRMSAEHMAR is encoded by the coding sequence ATGGCTAAACCGGTGATTGGCCTGACCACCTACCCGCCCGGCCCCGGCCACGGCCCGCACACGCCCGAGCTGTATGTGCAGGCGGTGGTGCGTGCCGGTGGCGCGCCGGTGCTGCTGCCGCATGTCGGCGCCGACATGGTGGATGCCTGGCTGGCGCGACTGGACGGCGTGGTGCTGATCGGCGGCGGCGATATCGAGCCTGCCCGCTACGACGGCGGCGACCACCCCACCATCTACAACCTCAACCCGGCGCGCGACGACACCGAGCTGGCGCTGACCCGCGCCGTGCTGGCAAGCCGGCTGCCGACGCTGGCGATCTGCCGCGGCCTGCAGCTGGTGAACACCGTGCTGGGTGGCACCCTGCACCTGCACCTGCCGGACGTGGTGGGCGAGGACACCCTGCACCGCGCCCCGCCGCGCGACCCGATACCCCACGCCATTCGCGTGGCGGCCGGCAGCTGCCTGGCCGGGCTGCTAGGCGAGCGCAGCGAGTCGGCATCCTGGCATCACCAGGCCATCGATCAGCTGGGCGAAGGTCTGGTGCCGGTGGCCTGGGCGCCGGACGGGGTGATCGAGGCGGTGGAGCTGCAGGGCAACCCGCAGCTGACCGCGGTGCAGTGGCATCCGGAAATCACCGCGGCGGACGATGCTCACCAGCAGGCGCTGTTCGACCACCTGGTGCGCATGAGCGCCGAACACATGGCGCGTTGA
- a CDS encoding aminotransferase class I/II-fold pyridoxal phosphate-dependent enzyme: MTRFARHLQDVTITNPFPGLPRLEALIGRNIVSRIGSNESMPLAEHTVSQQWGEALYELARLYPDPYAGAVRQRAAALNGVAAANVVVDAGADSLIALFLRARVSPGDVVVCTAGTYPTFRYFAEGVGARIVEVPYAETEGVLHNDLPALARAASEHGAALLYLANPDNPTGTFLHTDAIRTLRDQLPADCLLLLDEAYIDFCADSERQGVLPATARLRTLSKAHGLAGLRVGYAIAPEEWVAKADQIRTQFAVSSVAQAAAVAALDQPACSQRLIADTLQLRARLAAALQQRGLSLLPSHTNFVAIVYPDADSALARQKALLAQGVAVHRPPHPAMQHVLRVTAHPDALQEAVLASLAG; this comes from the coding sequence ATGACCCGCTTCGCCCGTCACCTGCAGGATGTCACCATCACCAACCCGTTTCCCGGCCTGCCACGGCTGGAAGCGCTGATCGGCCGCAACATCGTCAGCCGCATCGGCTCCAATGAAAGCATGCCGCTGGCCGAACATACCGTCAGCCAGCAATGGGGCGAAGCACTGTACGAGCTGGCGCGGCTGTACCCCGACCCGTATGCCGGCGCGGTGCGCCAGCGTGCCGCCGCGCTCAATGGCGTGGCTGCGGCCAACGTGGTGGTGGATGCCGGCGCCGACAGCCTGATCGCGCTGTTCCTGCGCGCCCGTGTCAGCCCCGGCGACGTGGTGGTGTGCACCGCCGGCACCTACCCCACCTTCCGCTACTTTGCCGAAGGCGTGGGTGCGCGCATCGTCGAGGTACCGTATGCCGAAACCGAAGGCGTACTGCACAACGATCTGCCAGCGCTGGCGCGCGCCGCCAGCGAGCACGGCGCCGCCCTGCTCTACCTGGCCAACCCGGACAACCCCACCGGCACCTTCCTGCACACCGACGCCATCCGTACCCTGCGCGACCAGCTGCCGGCCGACTGCCTGCTGCTGCTGGACGAGGCCTACATCGACTTCTGCGCCGACAGCGAGCGCCAGGGCGTGCTGCCGGCCACGGCACGGCTGCGCACCCTGTCCAAGGCGCACGGCCTGGCCGGGCTGCGCGTGGGCTATGCCATCGCCCCGGAGGAATGGGTCGCCAAGGCCGACCAGATCCGCACCCAGTTCGCCGTCTCCAGCGTGGCCCAGGCGGCGGCGGTGGCAGCGCTGGACCAGCCGGCCTGCAGCCAGCGGCTGATCGCCGACACCCTGCAGCTGCGCGCAAGGTTGGCCGCAGCCCTGCAGCAGCGCGGGCTCAGCCTGCTGCCGTCGCACACCAACTTCGTGGCCATCGTCTACCCGGATGCCGACAGCGCACTGGCGCGACAGAAGGCGCTGCTGGCACAAGGCGTGGCCGTGCATCGCCCGCCGCACCCGGCCATGCAGCACGTGCTGCGCGTGACCGCGCATCCGGACGCGCTGCAGGAAGCGGTACTGGCCAGCCTGGCCGGCTAA
- a CDS encoding class II glutamine amidotransferase, which yields MCQLLGMNCNTPTDILFSFEGFHRRGGLTDHHADGWGIAFFEGRGVRLFLDDKPAADSPVASLVRQYPIKSENVIAHIRKATQGEVNLTNCHPFQREIWGQYWIFAHNGNLVDFHPAPGCYYQPVGSTDSERAFCHLLETLRQRWCQQPTLQELFTAVEALAAELREHGVCNFMLSNGDWMFVHCSTRLHYIVRQAPFPTAHLVDDDVTVDFSTVTTPRDRVAIIATIPLTDNEYWTPLRDGELMLFQGGLPLLHSQGSTPTRRVDTGGCDTDAAAKADPAQD from the coding sequence ATGTGCCAGCTGCTGGGCATGAACTGCAATACGCCCACCGACATCCTGTTTTCCTTTGAAGGCTTCCACCGCCGTGGCGGCCTTACCGACCACCATGCCGACGGCTGGGGCATCGCCTTTTTCGAAGGCCGCGGCGTGCGGCTGTTCCTCGACGACAAGCCGGCCGCCGATTCGCCGGTGGCCAGCCTGGTTCGCCAGTACCCGATCAAGTCGGAAAACGTCATCGCCCATATCCGCAAGGCCACCCAGGGCGAGGTGAACCTGACCAACTGCCACCCGTTCCAGCGCGAGATCTGGGGCCAGTACTGGATCTTCGCCCACAACGGCAACCTGGTGGACTTCCACCCGGCGCCCGGCTGCTACTACCAGCCGGTGGGCAGCACCGACTCGGAACGCGCCTTCTGCCACCTGCTGGAAACCCTGCGCCAGCGCTGGTGCCAGCAGCCCACGCTGCAGGAACTGTTCACCGCAGTGGAGGCGCTGGCCGCCGAGCTGCGCGAGCACGGCGTGTGCAATTTCATGCTGTCCAATGGCGACTGGATGTTCGTGCACTGCTCCACCCGCCTGCACTACATCGTGCGCCAGGCACCGTTCCCCACCGCCCACCTGGTGGACGACGACGTGACGGTGGATTTCTCCACCGTCACCACGCCGCGCGACCGCGTGGCGATCATCGCCACCATACCGCTGACCGACAATGAATACTGGACGCCGCTGCGCGACGGCGAGCTGATGCTGTTCCAGGGCGGCCTGCCGCTGCTGCACAGCCAGGGCAGCACGCCCACCCGCCGCGTCGACACCGGCGGCTGCGACACGGATGCCGCAGCAAAAGCTGATCCAGCGCAAGACTGA
- the hslO gene encoding Hsp33 family molecular chaperone HslO: protein MSQHDNLQRFLFDGAPVRGALVRMDGAWQQVLARHDYPPAIRQVLGQMLAASSLLAANLKFDGTLIMQLHGKGALRLAVAECTNERTVRATARYDAHIHDAPLAELLGEGGTCVLTLEPKDGEPWQGIVALEGDSIAAMLQHYMQRSEQLDSRLILACNDETAAGLLLQRLPDGHGDPDAWQHLTVLADTLRPDELLGLPAHDILHRLYHEETVRVFEPQAVSFACNCSEERVGEMLKLLGGQEVAEVVLEQGSIEVGCEYCGQRYVFDEDDVNQLFGMDVIGAMRSEAPRH, encoded by the coding sequence ATGAGCCAACACGACAATCTGCAACGCTTCCTGTTCGACGGTGCGCCGGTACGCGGCGCGCTGGTGCGCATGGACGGCGCCTGGCAGCAGGTGCTGGCGCGTCACGACTACCCGCCGGCCATTCGCCAGGTACTGGGCCAGATGCTGGCGGCCAGCAGCCTGCTGGCGGCCAACCTCAAGTTCGACGGCACGCTGATCATGCAGTTGCACGGCAAGGGCGCGCTGCGCCTGGCGGTGGCCGAGTGCACCAACGAGCGCACCGTGCGCGCCACCGCGCGCTACGATGCCCACATCCACGACGCGCCGCTGGCCGAGCTGCTGGGCGAGGGCGGCACCTGTGTGCTGACGCTGGAGCCCAAGGACGGCGAGCCGTGGCAGGGCATCGTGGCGCTGGAGGGCGACAGCATCGCCGCCATGCTGCAGCACTATATGCAGCGCTCCGAGCAGCTGGACAGCCGCCTGATCCTGGCCTGCAATGACGAAACCGCCGCCGGCCTGCTGCTGCAGCGCCTGCCGGACGGCCACGGCGACCCGGACGCCTGGCAGCACCTGACCGTGCTGGCCGACACCCTGCGCCCGGACGAGCTGCTGGGCCTGCCGGCGCACGACATCCTGCATCGCCTGTACCACGAGGAAACCGTGCGCGTGTTCGAGCCGCAGGCGGTGAGCTTCGCCTGCAACTGCAGCGAGGAGCGCGTGGGCGAGATGCTCAAGCTGCTGGGCGGCCAGGAAGTGGCCGAGGTGGTGCTGGAGCAGGGCTCCATCGAGGTAGGTTGCGAGTACTGCGGCCAACGTTACGTGTTCGACGAGGACGACGTGAACCAGCTGTTCGGCATGGACGTGATCGGCGCCATGCGCAGCGAGGCGCCGCGCCACTGA
- a CDS encoding MFS transporter gives MTTIVVVCKDGQVAIAADTQTTFSDEHKLLAGYDVFHDKIFRIGDNYLAIAGSAAHDLVLQSALKGLKSRDLSSRAGLFETFRKIHPKLKDHFFLRPEEDEEDPYESSQMMVLVANAHGIFGVFPMREVYQFARYWAIGSGRKFAMGAMQVLYDSPLTAAQIAERAVQAACEFDASSSLPLTLYSISNDKDKHS, from the coding sequence ATGACCACCATAGTCGTTGTCTGCAAGGACGGCCAGGTCGCCATTGCGGCCGATACCCAGACCACGTTCAGCGACGAGCACAAGCTGCTGGCCGGCTACGATGTGTTCCACGACAAGATCTTCCGCATCGGCGACAACTACCTGGCCATCGCCGGCTCCGCCGCGCACGACCTGGTGCTGCAGTCGGCGCTGAAGGGGCTGAAGTCGCGCGATCTGTCCAGCCGTGCCGGGCTGTTCGAGACCTTTCGCAAGATCCATCCCAAGCTGAAGGATCACTTCTTCCTGCGCCCGGAAGAGGACGAGGAAGATCCGTACGAATCCAGCCAGATGATGGTGCTGGTGGCCAACGCCCACGGCATCTTCGGGGTGTTCCCGATGCGCGAGGTGTACCAGTTCGCCCGCTACTGGGCGATAGGCTCCGGCCGCAAGTTCGCCATGGGCGCCATGCAGGTGCTGTACGACAGCCCGCTGACGGCAGCGCAGATCGCCGAGCGCGCGGTACAGGCCGCCTGCGAGTTCGATGCCAGCTCCTCGCTGCCGCTGACGCTTTATTCGATATCCAACGACAAGGACAAGCATTCATGA
- a CDS encoding MurR/RpiR family transcriptional regulator translates to MGQNRSVAELLRSGMDTLTPTERKIARVLLANYPVAGLETIAQLAARVEVSGPTVLRLVGKLGFDSYTAFQAALRSELEARLQSPLVRREAGMAAEGTDFLADFVRRQSDLMQQTAANVSAAEFDGAVELLGDPKRRVWLLGGRLTEPLAAYLAHHLKVVRAQVTLLRALPASWADHLVDMDKHDVLVVFDIRRYWREAQRVAEMAAQRKVQVVLFTDQWLSPVSRSARFTLAAHTAGPAGWDANTPLLMLIDALIAAVNTRHWGNIHQRLQELEHMRAALGEGD, encoded by the coding sequence ATGGGACAAAACCGCTCTGTTGCAGAATTGCTGCGCTCGGGCATGGACACGCTCACGCCTACCGAACGCAAGATCGCCCGCGTATTGCTGGCCAACTACCCGGTGGCCGGGCTAGAGACCATTGCCCAGCTGGCGGCGCGGGTGGAAGTGAGCGGCCCCACCGTGCTGCGGCTGGTGGGCAAGCTGGGTTTCGATAGCTACACCGCCTTCCAGGCGGCGCTGCGTAGCGAGCTGGAAGCGCGGCTGCAGTCGCCGCTGGTACGGCGCGAGGCCGGCATGGCGGCGGAAGGCACCGATTTCCTTGCCGACTTCGTACGGCGCCAGAGCGACTTGATGCAGCAGACTGCGGCCAACGTCAGTGCCGCGGAATTCGACGGGGCGGTGGAATTGCTGGGCGACCCCAAGCGCCGGGTGTGGCTATTGGGCGGGCGGCTTACCGAGCCGCTGGCGGCCTATCTCGCGCATCACCTCAAGGTGGTGCGCGCACAGGTGACGCTGCTGCGTGCACTGCCGGCCAGCTGGGCGGACCACCTGGTGGACATGGACAAGCACGACGTGCTGGTGGTGTTCGACATCCGCCGCTACTGGCGGGAAGCGCAGCGCGTGGCGGAGATGGCGGCGCAGCGCAAGGTGCAGGTGGTGCTGTTCACCGACCAGTGGCTGTCGCCGGTGTCGCGCAGCGCGCGCTTCACCCTGGCGGCACATACCGCCGGCCCGGCCGGCTGGGATGCCAACACGCCGCTGCTGATGTTGATCGACGCGCTGATTGCCGCAGTGAATACCCGCCACTGGGGCAATATCCACCAGCGGCTGCAAGAGCTGGAGCACATGCGCGCGGCGCTGGGCGAGGGCGACTGA